TCGACGAGGCGTCGATCGACCGCTACCGGGCGGCCTGGCACCACACCGGCGTTTCACCCCGGCTGAACTGGTATCGCGGGTTCCGCCGTTCCGAGGGGCCACCACGCGACACGGTCACCCCGCCGACGCTGATCTGCTGGGGGGAAAACGACATCGCACTCCTCCCCTCGATGGCGAACCGGAGCATCGACTACTGTGAAGACGGTCGGCTCCGAACCTTCCCCGACGCCTCACACTGGGTCCACCACGAGCGCGAGGCCGTTACCGAAGAACTGCTCCGACACCTCGCGTAGCGGGGTCGTACGCTGGAACCCATGACACACCTCCGCCGGGAACACCGCCGGCGAAACGGCGACGTCACGGACGATGTGACGATACCCGGCCGGGGACCCAGTCCCGTGCCGGTCGGTAGCGACGCCACCTGAACGGGTGGGTGATATTAAACCGACGTGGAGCGAAGCCGTAACGATGGCAACTACCCCGCCCGATTCGAAGTCCTCCGTCGGCAAGTCCGTGATCGTCGGGACGGCGGTTGGAACGGCCGTCCTGCTCCTCTATCTCGTCTCCGGGCTCCTCTTCGCGTCGTGGAGCGTCGACGAGTTCCTCTCGAACCTCACCGTCGAAGCGGTCGGGACGCTCCTCCTTCTCGGCGGCGCGGGCATCGCCACGTTTGCGGTTCCGGTCGCCCTCTACCTCCACGCGCGCATTCGGGCGCCGCTCGCCGTGCTCTGTCTCGTCGTCGTCGGCTGGCTCGCCCTCGGCATCGGCTCCGGCAGTATCGGGGCGGGAGCGATATTCGGTTTGAGCCTCTACGCCGTCGGTCTCGCGCCGCTGTACGTCGCCCTGTATCTCGTCCTCGGCGGCGGGGAGTACTTTGCCCGCAAACGCGGCCTGGTATAGCCGGCACGACGGTCCGCCGTCCCGTACTGCGCGGCCGGTGGTTCCTCAAGTGTGCCCGAGCCGAGGCCGGCGCGTATCCGACGCAGAACCCATATAGCGACGGAGAGACTACGGTGGGTAATGGAAGATACCGCCTCGCAACGGCCTCGCATCTACACGGCGCCGCGGACGGACGTCTCGCAGAACCAGGGGAAGTTCCGGATCCACCTCGACTTCCCCGGGCGTGCCGTCCCCGACCACGACGACCACGGCTACGGTCCGCTGGCGACGGTCGTCGAGTCGTTCATGGACCCCGGAACGTTGATCCGGATGCACCAGCACCGCAACGAGGAGATCATCTCCTGGGTGCCCGAGGGCGTGATGCGACACGACGACCGGCAAGGCAACGAACTCGTCACCGACCCCGACCACCTGATGGTGATGAACGCCGGCAGCGGCTTCTGGCACGCCGAGGAGACGCTCGCCGACGACCCGCCGCTGCGGATGCTCCAGATATTCGTCCGCCCGCACAGTCTGAATCTGGACCCCGACATCCAGCACGAACCGATTCCCGACCCGACCCCCAACGAGTGGCGGCACCTGTTCGGTCCCAAGGGGACCGACGCCCCGCTGTACGTCCGAAACGAGGTCGACCTCTACGACTGTCGGCTCGACGCCGGTGCCACCACGACGCTGCCCGCACGAGCGGGCCGGGACACGTACCTGTACGTCTTCGAGGGAGCGGTCGACGTCGGCGACCAGTCGGTCGGCTTCACCGAGAGCGCGCTCGTGACCGGCGACGGCGACGTCGCCGTGACCGCAAGCGAGGACTCGATCTTGGTCGCGTTCGTGATCGACCCCGAGGCCCCGGTTACGCGACAGGGCACGATCGGCCGCTGACCGGCGCGGACGCTGCCCTCTCAGGTAGTTGCGCTCGCCTCCCCGATTTTCGGTTGTCGATAGTTGGCCGCCCTATACGACCCAGTATGACGTTGGTCCCGAAGCATCCGCCGTGTCCCCTCCAAACGACGCTGTTCCGCTCCAGTCCGACCAGATCGCGTCGGTAGCGGTGTCACCACCCGTAGCCGTGGTCTGGCCTACAAATAGATATACCATTATGTACTTTATTATGTATCGTACTCTCCGATATGCCGGTGTTACAGGCCGGGGACGTCGATTTCGCCCGATGGCATAATACGTGTGCTTAGTGAGGTAAGCACGAGTAAGTATAAGGACCTCGCCGCCCTCCCCCACCGTGATCACGATGGGATCGCTACGAACCGCGGGTTTCGGACTGGATATCGGGGGGCAAGCGTGACGCGTATCGAGGCCGTCGTCGACGACTTCCTCGCGGACAAGGGGAAGGGACGGGGCGGCGAATCGGGCAACTACCGGCGCGACGCGGCGCGGGAACTCGACCGCTTCG
The Halostella litorea DNA segment above includes these coding regions:
- a CDS encoding pirin family protein; its protein translation is MEDTASQRPRIYTAPRTDVSQNQGKFRIHLDFPGRAVPDHDDHGYGPLATVVESFMDPGTLIRMHQHRNEEIISWVPEGVMRHDDRQGNELVTDPDHLMVMNAGSGFWHAEETLADDPPLRMLQIFVRPHSLNLDPDIQHEPIPDPTPNEWRHLFGPKGTDAPLYVRNEVDLYDCRLDAGATTTLPARAGRDTYLYVFEGAVDVGDQSVGFTESALVTGDGDVAVTASEDSILVAFVIDPEAPVTRQGTIGR